In the genome of Ursus arctos isolate Adak ecotype North America unplaced genomic scaffold, UrsArc2.0 scaffold_22, whole genome shotgun sequence, the window AGCCTGCTCCTCACCCCAGCTCTCCCTACCCATCTGCCCCAGGGCAGAGTCTAGCATAGGGCTGGCCCAGGCCATAGGAACACGCTCCCACTTCTCTTGGCCGACCTCCCACTCAGCCTTCAATATCTGGTTCAGAtgccccccatccccatcccaagAGATCTTTCCTGACTCCTTGGACTGGATCATGGGCATCCTCTATttaccccttcccccccagcCATGCTTCTCTCTGTCATAGCCTTGACATCACCGTGTCAAGTGTCTGTATGCCCAGTAAGTTGGGCACCTTTATGGGGCAGGGCTAGGACTAGTTCTCCCAAGGCCCCAGAATGAACCCAGGCCCAAGGACAAGGTATAGATAAaggtttgctgaatgaatggaacATCACACACCTCCAGAGAGCTCATGTTCATCCCCTCAAAATCCAGCTCAAATGCTCCTTTCCAGaagctctcccttcctcctcccatcttccctcaGTCCCTGTGTTGGTGCGTCCAAAGCATACAGCACAGTCCTCCACTGCGGTACACGCCACACTCAATTTTTGTGAGCAGCTTTGCGTGGCTTCATGACTCTCCGGGGCCGCCTGGGACCTTCTGGAGGGCCGGGTCCAAGCTTGGCTCTCTGTGCCCACAGGGCCTGCTCCAGAGCAAGGCCTCAACGAACAGTCATGGGTGAGGTTTTGGAGTCTATGGAGGGCCTCACGCCATGCCCAGCTGAGCAAAGCACTACTTCTCTGCACGGTTTGGGGTTGGAGGGGCTCCTGGTGCCCTGGTCCCAGGTGTCCTGCCCCAGTGAACTCAGTGACCCTGTCGCTGCCACTTGGCTGTGAGTTTCTGCAGCAGTTCATGCGGCCGCCGGCGGAACTTCTTCTGAGTGAAGTAGAAGAGAATGGGATCCAGCACGCTGTTGGCACTGGCAAAGGGCCGCGTGCCCTTGTACGCAGCTGCAAAGGCCTCCAGCACAGGGCAGGGGACGCCGGCTGTAGAGCGCACTGCCAGGTAGGCTGTCTTGGTGACATGGAAGGGCAGGAAGCTGATGGCAAAGGCGGCTGCCACCACCACAGCCATGCGGGCTGCCTTGCCACGCCGTTCCTGGGCCACCGGCCCTGCTGGGCCGTCCTGGCGGCACAGACGATGCGCCAGGCGGCCGTAACAAGCCAGCAGGGCGATAAAGGGCAGCAGAAAGCCGATGACGGTGAGGGCCATGCCATAGGGCATATAGCGGGTGGCCAGGGCAGGTGGGCTCAGGTCGTAGCACACGGTGCGGTTACGCTGGATGCCTGTGGCGGCAAAGAGGGCTGTGGGCAGGCACTGGGTCGTCACGGCCAACCACACGGCCCCGCACACTAGCCAGGCAGCGCGGCGGCCCCCACGCTTGTGCCAGGGGGCCAGCGGGTAGCAGATGCCCAAGTAGCGCTGGAAACTGATGCAGGTGAGGAAGAGGATGCTGCCGTGCAGGTTGGCGTAAAAGAGGAAGCGGACCAAGCGGCAGGCGAGGTCGCCAAAGGGCCAGTGGTCACCCTGGGCATAGTTGTagatgagcaggggcagggaacAGGCATAGAGCAGGTCAGCCAGGGCCAGGTTCAGGGTGTACACGGCTGTGCGGGTCAGGGCCCGGCGGGACGTGCAAATCTGGGCAATGACGCAGGCGTTCAGTGGTAGGCCAGCCGCCAGGACCACTGAGTACACAGGTGGCAGGAGCAGTCTCTTGAAGTTCTCTCGGTAGACGCAGGTAGTGGGCggggagcccagggcctggcctgtACCATTGTCCCACTCCATGGCTGACCGATATGCTTCCTATATCCAGAGAGGCTGGGGAAGCAACACACAACCTGTCAGTAACCACGCTCACTGACCACACAGCaggtccctgtctctctctgggcCCTGATCTCTACCTTAACCATCTCTGATACTCACCACCCCATGGAGGCCCCACACGGCCCTCACTTTAAGGAAACCTGGAATACAGTAAAGCTCAAGTTTGGGAAAAATCCAGTTCACTTTCTATAATATTCATTTCCCACCAACcttctattcatccttcaaaaccctaGTCAAATGTCTCCTCTGGAAGTAGAGATTGACAgactttagttttttttgttttaaatatttttttaagttttatttatttaagtaatctctacacccaacaaggggctcgaactcatgatcaagagtcacacgctcttctgactaagccagccaagtACCCCAGACAGATTTTAGTTTGAATCCCACCTGTGCTAcctactagctatgtgaccttggctAGTAATATACCTTATCTGAGTCCCAATCTTCCTATCTGAACAATGGGGGAATGATACACCCATCTTTTAGGATGACATGAGATTAAAGGTACTAAATCAAGTTATCCAGGGCTTCCCCTGGGCTTTTTAGAGTTTGGAGATTGTGGTCATGGTgagcctgcctgtctgtctctcctacACTGACCGGAACCTCCTGAAGAGAAGTGCCAGGCCTGATGCCCTTCTGTGTCTGAGAGCCCAGTCTGGGGTCCAGAGCAGAGAAGGCCCTGGTAATCCTTAATTAATCAACATAAATAGAACGTCCACACACTGCGAGCTGACAAAGGGCAGTGCCCACCTCCTCAGCCTGGACTCCACCTTCCAAAGCCATGGTCCTTCTTTTGACTGCAatcttcttatctgtaaaatgggtggaAAAAGTGATTCAGGAGTTCCCTAGGCCTCCTTCCACCTGACTTGAGGCTACAAATGCCTGTCTGGCACAGCTGTTGGGCCACAGCACCCCCTGGTGGCTACAGTGAGAACAGCGTTCCTGAAGGCAAATGGCTGAGGACCAGCCAAATCTACTGCttgcttgtttggtttttgtgttgttgttgttgtaagattttaagtaacctctacacccccaggtggggcttgaactcacaacccaagaccaagagtcctgcgctccaccaactgaggcaGCTAGGCCCTCCTACTGCTTGCATTTCATAGACAGGAAAATACAGCACAGCGAGAGGCTGTGATGCCTCAATCTTACTCAGTGAGTTAGAAGCAGAGCCAGAACCAGCACCCAACCACCTGACTGAGAGGATGCAACTTAGTGTGGCCCATGGACATGGAATGGAGAGGTTATAAACCCAACTTCAGAGCTAGGCAAGCCtcattcaaatcctggctcccctACTTCTCTGCTGTTCAACCCAAGGCATGTCACTTGCCTTTTCTGGGTCTGTGTTCTTATCAATAAAACATGTCATAggcctggtatacagtaggtgcttaataaatgccatGCTATGATGTTGTATCCTTCACCTCATCCCTCCACTCTTCCCTCAGGCtaggttttgggggagtcagCAGCACAAGTGCCTTAAGGGGTTCCCTGGTGAGGTAAGTCTGACTTCTGGATACCTACGTCCGAACCGGCATGTCCACATTTACTGGTGTCCAGCAAGAATTCACAACTTAAATCCAATGGACCTGTAAGACAAAGCCTTTGAGATAGTGAGTCAGATCACCCCCCTCCCTATTACCAGATGGGAAAAACTGAAGCgaaggaaaaaatatgaagtcCTGCAAATGCACACAGAGCAGGATAGAGGGTTGAGGCCAAGTATATGAGCTCTAGTCCAGATGCctaagttcaaatcccagctctgccacatgtGAACTGTGCGGCCTTAGGCTCATTATTGGACTTccgtgccttggtttccccatctataaaatggggtcatATATACCTGCTTCATAGGGTTGTTAGGAAgattagtgcctggcacagggcaagTGTTAGCTGTTCTTAATGTGAATATACCCTGCTAAGTCAAGTTatgaaatttttcaaagtaatgTTAGAGCAAAACATAACTACCCAGACTCATTTCTTCCAACTTTAACtttgattttgatgaaaatattttccccagattCTGGGCAACGGCAAAATGAGGTCTGGATTCTCTAGTCTGTATCCCACATGCCATATTACCTTTAATTATGAAAAACCCTTTGTGGGGCTTCAGCCCATGTGCTGGGCGTGCTGGGTGCTCAAGAAAGCCAGTTAGGCATGGGGAGAAGCCAGAGGCAGAAGCATGGCAGGCCCCCCATTGTAGCCGGGAAGCCAAGATTAGTACAGGCAGAGAAAGCTCATTTATTCATCTCTCCATTCATTCGTTTAGGCCTTTCTTCCATGTACGCATTCAGGTGCCAGGCATCGAAATGCGGACTTCCTGCCCACCGGATGCATGCAGGCCCAGTATATAGATACGGATGTGGATAGAGAGACGGAGCTGGAGAATTACACATATCCATATGCTAGCCTGAAGAGGGAGACCAGTGTGAGCCACGGGATAGAAGAGACTCTTCAGAGGAGGATGAAGGGTGGAACATGACCCACGGGGTTGAAGAGGAAATCCCTGGGTGGAGAGGGGTGTCCGCAGGTGGGGAGGAAGGTACAACAGGCAGGACTGGAGAGGAGAGCAGCAGCCTGCTAGGGCAGACGGTCACAGTGGGGAGAAAGAAGGGGGTAGAAGGAACAGTGCGCTGCTTCTGAACTCTTTTGGGAGGCCTGTTGTTCTCAGATACCACCCCAAGAGAGAGCCCTCTGCCTCAGGTGACTCGAGGCTCCAGATATTTTCTGCTCTCCACTTCCTGGTAGACCAGTCCTCTTGGAAGGAGGCAGAGGCTACACGAGGAGAAAGGCAGGTCTGGCTGTCACCCTGGCTTCCTCATACACTGCCTGCTGAGGACcgaggcagggcaggggctggttCCGAAGGAGGTCTCCCTTGGCCCCTGCCTCTGCGCAGTAGCTGACACTGGCTCCTCAAGCTCTCACGGCTGTCACTCCTTCTCGGGCCCTGAGCCCTGCGCCAGCTTAGGCCCCAATGTCTTCCTGGGCTCCGGCCACTCTGACTATGGCGGGGGGCTTTCCAGCAAGTGGCTCTGATGACATCCTTCCCCGCATCCCTCTGCCCTTTGAGGAAAAGCTCAAACTCCTGACATTCAAGCTCCCGGCTGAGCCCTCCAGCCTCATTCAAGGCACCCCTGGttgctcccctctgccccctcccatccTGCCACACTGTTCCTGAGACACCGACACTGACACTGCCACACGGCCATTCAGAGCCCGAGATCTAGACTTCCTCTCCGGTCTCCTCGTCTTTGCTGTTCCCTTCACACAAAGTGCTATTCACCCCATGTCTGTCTGTCAAAGCACTGAGTGTCCATCCAGCTCCGGGTCCAgtcttgcttcttcctttctgcgTCTCTTtttctgcccccccgccccgtggaTCTCCTTTAGGTCACTGCTGGCCCCAGCCTGCCTGCCCTAAGTACCACAGTTCCTTGTGTCCAGCCCCCATGCCCACCTCCTGCTGGCCCATGGTGCCAAGGTGCACCAACACTCACATGCAGGTCCTGTCCCCGAAGCACCTTGGTGGCCTCAGATGCGTTGGCGCAAGGGGAGGCCAGATGTGAGGCGCTCTACTCTCCTGCCTGCAGCCCGGGCTGCAACACCTCCGATGGGGCGGGCGGCTTCCTCTGTTTCCTGGCAGGGCTGTCTCTGACTGAAATAGCCCCTGCGCgggccaccccctccctgccacccccaacACCAAGGCCTGGCGGAAACCGGGCCTAGAGGagcgaggaggtggagaaaaggtCTCCTTCCCGGAACCGTCCCCACCCCAGCAGAGGAAAGAGGGTGATGAGGGGGTagaaagagaggtggggggagagccAGAGGCTGCTGGTCAAAGGCCACCCCCACAGACCCAGCCGCTTCGTTTCTCCTCAGCCCtctctcagtcttctcatctgtcaaatgggcacATTGGTGATTAAAGAGCTTATGGCTCCCCCTTTAGCTGTAACACCCAGAGCCACCTTCCTGTCACTCACTCCCCCAACCATCCTCCTTTCTCTATTCATTCAATAGCTCATTCACTGACATGTCCCTCCCTTCACCTGGCAATCTGCTTATTTGgtcaccttctccctccctccttccctctctcccttttctccaaaaccatttattgagcacctactgtatgccctCAGATCTTCCCACATACATCCATTTAGCACTCACTGTCTCCTTCCACATGGCAGGTCTGGAGCCACTGGGAGTGATGGGTGTGGGTTGTGGGGATAGAGGTGATGCCCCCGAAAACTCACCTGAGTGAGAGTCTCCCTGCCGGTGCCAAGCCCTCTTCCAACCCCTCCTCACTCCCAAACCAAGACTCACAGCTGTTAGGACGGCCAGAGGAAGTGAGGCGGCTTCTCATTGTCCCAAGGAGGCCAGCTCCAGTAGTAGAGGCGGCATTTGAAGGGGGGTGACCTGGAGGAGGTAGGCTTTGATGGGGAGCAGCTAAGGCAActaggggaggggggcggggggccctGGGCATTTGAGGCCCAGGTTCTTGTTCTATTTGGCCCCTACTCAcaagccccttcccctctctgagcctccttagTAGAACATGGTCTTACTGGCCACCAGCATGTTGTGAGGATGAACTGCCAGCGGGAGGGAGGACTCTTTTTACCTGGAAGGTGTAAGCACTGACATCTCACCCAAACCCATTTTACAGGCAAGCGGATTGGGGAACTGAATTGGGGCCAAAACTTTGGGTCAAACTGAAAATTCAGGTTTGAACTGCTGGTAAACACTTGGTCAGTTGTGCAAggattgagcacctactgttttTTCAGTTCTCTGCTAGGAGGTTGCTTGTGCTTGTTGCAAGTGTGGGCCTCCTGTTCTGATTTTAGTGGTGCTGGAGCCCCGGAGGGCAAGGAGACCTAGCCTTCAGCCCAGCAACTGTCCTTTGTCCCAGGATGTCCCAGGACAACCTCCAGTGGTCACCCCATCACAGTGTCTGTCCCAAGAATGGGAGCAGCtctgagggcttcctggaggtgtCAGCCTCAGGGCAGGCTTGAGTTTGAGTTCTGGCAATCTGGGTGGGGCCCAGATGGGAGAGCTCAGATCTTGGGGGTTATGGGCATACCTCGGACGAGTGACCCGGGATGGCCCCTGGAGAAGGCGTGTCCATTGCTGGGCCTTCAAGGGCCAGGGGGGCTTGGGCgaatgaagaatgaagagggcATCCTAGGCAAGAAGCATGCAGGTGGGGAATGAGCCGAACCCGTGTGAGAAATGAAGAACAGCGTAACATGGGATGTGTCATGTGAAGAGGGACCCGGTGGCAGCCTGTGGGGGCAGGCCCTTTGAAAACCTCCCACACAGAGCCCAAGTGCCCTTACCCTGCTCCCAGGCCTGCCAGGGCTTCCAGTCCCACTGCAGCCCTTCCCCACCAGGCCGTCCAGCCCCTAGGCCAAAGTGCGTGCagtttcctctgcctgggatgcttTTCCCCCAACTTTCTCCAAATAATCCCTGTGTATCCTTCCTGTAGTTCTCACGTCTCATTCTCAAATGAGAATGACCAGTGGTACCTGCCATCTAGGCTACTGTAAGACATAAATGAAACCATGCAGGGGAGGTGTCCTGGCACGTGGTACGGGCTCAATACATTCTTGTTAACTGAATGAATCCATTCCAGGCACAGCCTAAGTGCCCCCACTTTGGACTCCATCAGCCCACGGCAGTCCGCACTAATTTCTGGGTCCTCTGCACCCAGTGTCATTTCTTAACAGCCTGCCCTCTGCCAGATGTTTTATCTGCAGTTCTAGGTGGGTGGTTGGGGAGTGTTCTCGCCATTCCATAGATAAAGGAAGTAAGACTCAGGAAAGGTCAGTGAGTTTCCCAAGGTGTCTCAGCCAGGGAACATTTTAATTCAAACCCCTTATCCATGGTTTCCCTGAAATCCAAGCTTAGAAATTTGAGCCAGGAAATTCCCAGAGGATCGTCTTTCCTGCACTGAGGGCCTCTGGCCATGAGATGGTGCCAGCAGACTGCCTGGGATGGCCAGCCTCAAGCCTTTTGCCggctgccctggggtgggggctgggctgtgcGGCAGGTCTGCTTATCCCCGaggcctcctcccctctggggcTGGCACTGAGCAACCTCAGGACTGGGCTCCCAGCCTCGGTTCCTCCTGACCCACTCCCCAGCCTTTTTGCCATTTATTATTCCCATATCAGCTCAAGCCCTGTTCTCCGAGCTTCACCTGGTCAATGTGGCTCACAGGAGCCCCTGGGGACATTGGCAGGGGGATAGGGCCAGTGTGGAGCCCTGTTCATCTGAGGTAGAGGCCCTGAGAGTGTTGCCCCAACAGCATGCATCCACCACCCAGTTGTGCCTGCAGCAGAAACAATTCAGGATAGATGCGAGGAAGAACTGGCAAGGGCTGAAGTTCCTTGGGCTGCTTGGATCCTACGGTCTCAGGATCCCCTTTAGATGACTCCGTagctccctccccatccctgctccaAGACCCTCCTATCTGCAAGGGATGAGGAGGCCAGAGGCAGGAGCTGGAAGCCTGAGTCACTGTCTGCCAGCCAGCCAGGAACCAGCCCAGACCAGGCTGGATGTGGGAAGAGGCCTTCTAACCTtggcctgcctgccttctgggaaATACGGCCTGGAAACCCCCTTGCTTGGCCTCTGGCTTGTGAGCTTAGCAGCAAGGGCACAGGATGACAGGGATCAAGACTCAGCTTCCTTCCCCTGAGGAGTCAGACAGACTGGGATCCATCTCCAACTTACTGAGTGACCCGGGGGGGAGCCACCTACGCTCCCTGAGCCTGAGTCTCCACGTGATAAACGAGTCATGGTGCCTGCCTTCCAGGGTCATTATGCCCTCTGCTACGATCACCAACCCAGAAGCatccagcctggggcaggggtgcccCTGGAGCCTGCCTCAAGCCAGCCCGAGGCCAGGTTGCGGATGTCAGTGCCTCTGGGCGCCGAGAGGACGGTGGGCAGGGGGCAGCGCCCACCACTCTTGGAGGAGTTTGGGTCCCACCAGTGGCATCCGGCTGGCTGCGAAAGCAGGCAAATCCGGTAGGAGAAGGGTATAGGGGAAGCAGAAAACTcgatttctcttctctttttcgaCTTCCCCTTCTTACCTCCTACTCGACAGGAATTAAAGCTGGAACTGAAACAGCCATTTTGAGCGCAAGGAAGGGGAAGCTGTAGCTTTGGGGAATTTGGGAGTTGAGGCtgctttctttaatttctctctgaccctacaggctgagcacagagggaACCTGCGTCTCCCGCACCACTGCTACGCGCCAGGCCCTTCAGCCGAGCTCATGTAATCCCCAGCACAATCGGATGAGATCGGGTGTGCTCGGGGTGGTATGGCTGTAGACAACCCCCACCACAGTGGGGACAGATGCTTTTATTGGGCGCTGACCTCACACCATCACTGCGCAAAATGCTGcatctcatttactcttcacaatTTCCACCTCTGCTTTACAgacgaggaagctgaggcttggcAAAGTTAGCAAGACGTTCTCTCTTAGGAACGTGAATGAAGAGATCAGTGACCATGTGGCCCACGTGGGCACAGGGCTGAGAAGGCTCCAGGCAGCCTCGGGGCTGGGGAACTgtgggagagagaacaggggcCTGGAGTGTCCCAGGGAGGGCAGCCCTTGACAGGAGAGTCCGTGGTGCCAGCTTTCCCAGTCCACGCCCATGGGCTGTGGCACTTCCCACCCAGGGCTCGGGAAGATCCCAGCACCTTCCAATACCCCCTCTTTGCTGGAGCTAGTGTGAGAGGGTCTCTGTTCCCTGCCTGGACCCTCTGTTTTTGGTTTGTAATCCTCCTGTAGAGGTATGCCGTTTGGATTCTCCTTCAAGCAAGAACCCGCTGTTTACCTGCAAGGAGTATAGTTGGCTGACACCCTCTATTGGTGACTTCAGGACCCACCCATCCTCCCAGCTAACCAGCCTCCAGTCCTCTGGGGAAGAGATGGCCCAGGTCCAGCTATCTGGCCTGTCCTGTAGGCAGTCATTGTTCTCCTCTGCAGTTCCTTCCCCCCAGTTCCCAGACCCCCCTCATGATGATGGCCCGCCTCCTGTTTTTCCTTTGGGGgatcccctccttcccctcctcaagTCTTGACAATCTGCGAGTGGTGGACCCATGACCTAGGCCTGCCCATGAGAGAAGAGTGGGCTCCTCAGGCCCTGTAACTGGCTCAGGGGTGGATGGGTGACCTTCGCTGAGTGCCTCAGAGTCCATTTTGGAGATTTTGCTGGAGcactggggaggaggcaggttTTCCCCTGGGTTTGCAAAGCTGGTAGGAAGTGAGCCTCGAGCTTCTAGAGCCAGGTGAACTATATGCCAGCTACTGTCCTGTGCACTGATGATACCACCACCAGGAAGGAAACGGTGCAAAATAAAGCCAAGGGATGGCAGAGTCGAGAAATGAGAACCTACAGGTTCCTGAGAATAGCACATGCCTGGTTCCACTTATGTCTGGAGCTTTGTCTTCCACTGGACTTTCTGATGGCATGAGCTGATAAATTCCCTTTTTGCCACAGTCCCTTTGACCTAGGATTCTGCCACTTAAAATCGGGAGTCCTGCCTATAGACCTGTACCTGCCCCTCCAtgtgtctcctctcctcttttctaCATCCCATGCTCACAGGGTCAGCCCTGGAGCCCTAACAACCCTTCAGGGGAGGCTGGAACTGGGCACGTACCCAGAGGCCACCAGCAGAGGGGCAGGTGAGGACTGAGGGACTCTCAAATCAAGCTTGATCCCCAGAGGGGCTGCCAGGGAAACCCCCAATTCATTTTCCCTGAGGGGAGCCCCTCCTCCGGCAGCTCCCGGAGTAACCACTGTGTCATTTCAGTAGCCCCTGGGCAGAAGCCTGGAAAGCTGGAAATCCAGCTTCCAGTCCTAGATTCATCACGCACCTGCTGTGGGACCCCAAGAAGGTCACTGCACCTCCCCAAACCTCACTTTTCTGAGCCACTTCACTGTAGATCTGTAGTTTCTTGGCCACCGAGCTAAGTGCTTTTGCTGCAAGATCCCATTTGCTTACAACAGGCCCGCGTGGTGGAGTGTCTTATCCCCGTTTGCAGGTGAAGAAATAGGCTTAGAGAAGGTTGGTGGCTTGCCTCAGGGGGACGCAGTGAGTCGTGGCAAGCCAGGACTAGGACATAGAACTGAATGTTGATAAAGTGTGTGCTCAGGAAGACAGGCAACGTTCCCCTGTGtgaaaactgaggccagagagagaaggaacttgCCCCAGGTGCACATTAAGTCTACCATGCCACCCTGCCGCTCAGGAACACAGTAGCCTGAAATAGGACACAGAAACAGGGGCCAAGTGTCACGGCAGAAAAAAAGACCAGTCTGAGAGTCAATGTCAGTCCGACTCCCTCCCTTCTCTAACTTTGTTAGGAATTAGGGACAAGGTCTGCTTTGCCTTTGGGGTCCCAAAGACCAGCAGAGGCTCCAGCTCCCATGTGGCACTGGGAAATGTTGAATGAGTGAGCCTAGTCTGTGAAGATGAGCCACAAGTCTCTGTCCTTGGTGCTGCCTGgctcgatttaaaaaaaaaaaaaaatcttcgtcTTGATTGATGACAAAGAAGACTTGTCAGGGGGAAGGAAGGTAATGGCTGTAGGAGTAGCGCCTCTATGCCTACCTGGGTCCCCCAGATTCCAACTCTCAGGAAGGGCAGACTGCCACCACTGCCTGAGTATTCATTGTGGGTTATGATCTTGCCCATTTCAGACAGACACTGAGGTCCCAAAGGTAGGCAGATTTGTCCACAGCTCTCATGGGTAAGGTCTGGGTGTGGGGGCAAGTCTCAGAGAACCTCTTACCTCTCATGAAAGATGGCTCTTTTGCCTTCGTCCTGCTCTGACCATTCCCAGCACCTAAGTCCACCTGGCAGAGAGAGGAGACCCAACTGGGCCCCAGAGCCTAGGGGTCAATGACGGGGCTCTGAGTTCTGGACTCTCGGGGCTAGAGAGGCCTTAAGAGAATCTGACCCagagctctccccaccccctcagagaaggaggctccctgaaGCCTCTTTGACAGGACTTGTCTGGCCTCTATTTGTATACTTCCCATGACAGAGAACTCACTCCATCTCTCCCAGGCCGCTACATGCCACCATGAGAAAGCTCTCTGGGAGATGTGCTTCATCACACAAAACCCTGAGATCTGCCCCTAGCCACTGCTTCCCTTCCCCAGTCTGGCCTGCTTCTGGGGTTACAGAGCTCGGCTGCCCCCAAGTCCCAGGACACCCTGCAGAGAGTGTCCCACGACTATTCATTAGCTCGTCTTCATTCCAACGGGCCAAATccagtgctcttttttttttttaaagattttatttatttattcgacagagatagagacagccagcgagagagggaacacaagcagggggagcgggagaggaagaagcaggctcacagcagaagagcctgatgtggggctcgatcccagatcgccgggaccacgccctgagccgaaggcagacgccaggaccacgccctgagccgaaggcagacgctttaaccgctgtgccacccaggcgcccccaaatccaGTGCTCTTGTCCAGGCCCAGGAAACCTCATGGTGGAGCTCATAAACCACACCTGAGGCCAGGGAGCCATGCCTGTTTCCAAATCTGAAGACAAAACCCTTTGCTTGGGGCTTGTAAAGGGGCATGGTCTCTTCGTACCATTTTAGGAGGATAAAACTGAGCAACCCCCCAAAAGCTGAGTATCTTGCCAAAGCCACCAATCAGTTGGTGGTTTTCCAATCGGCCGGAGTGCCTTCCACCAAACCCCAAATCCTCACCCTCAAACGTCAAGCACGTAGGACCGGGGTCCCATTTATAGTGTGGGAGGAACCATGCTTTGCAGGCATCTGGGGAGTGACCTGGGAAGAGGAGATCCAAGGCAGGACAGCTGCCTGGCTCAGAATGTGGGGGGTCAGCAGTGACACAGGCGGTTCC includes:
- the P2RY6 gene encoding P2Y purinoceptor 6, with protein sequence MEWDNGTGQALGSPPTTCVYRENFKRLLLPPVYSVVLAAGLPLNACVIAQICTSRRALTRTAVYTLNLALADLLYACSLPLLIYNYAQGDHWPFGDLACRLVRFLFYANLHGSILFLTCISFQRYLGICYPLAPWHKRGGRRAAWLVCGAVWLAVTTQCLPTALFAATGIQRNRTVCYDLSPPALATRYMPYGMALTVIGFLLPFIALLACYGRLAHRLCRQDGPAGPVAQERRGKAARMAVVVAAAFAISFLPFHVTKTAYLAVRSTAGVPCPVLEAFAAAYKGTRPFASANSVLDPILFYFTQKKFRRRPHELLQKLTAKWQRQGH